In one window of Candidatus Bathyarchaeia archaeon DNA:
- a CDS encoding Lrp/AsnC ligand binding domain-containing protein codes for MPGITAIINIFVETEWMEKVTEAIASFPEVVDVYEVTGEFDLVAMVKAEDIMEFRRFLKDKVMKVKGIKSTVTSVILYTHKKDGKLVPE; via the coding sequence ATGCCGGGAATCACCGCCATAATAAACATCTTCGTGGAAACGGAGTGGATGGAGAAGGTTACTGAGGCCATCGCCAGCTTCCCAGAGGTGGTCGACGTATACGAGGTGACGGGTGAATTCGACCTCGTCGCCATGGTGAAAGCCGAAGACATCATGGAGTTTAGAAGGTTTCTGAAGGACAAGGTGATGAAGGTTAAGGGAATTAAAAGCACCGTAACGTCTGTTATACTGTATACTCATAAAAAGGATGGGAAGCTGGTTCCTGAATGA
- a CDS encoding amino acid permease: protein MSEEGEQSLKRDVGWYGSFSMGYADVGADIYVALGLVAFYAAGASPLAFAVASITYICTGFAYGELATAYPYAGGAQVYAMKAMNDLVGFIAGWAVMLDYTVDIALFSLATAGYLSFFIPWVKSATLTLTFLGLNLKLTALGLVSFLLVMALIGVNLLGIKRASALNELLVALDLVVESIILLFGAALAFNLGLFISQIGVLGADQVFQNIAYAFRGLDYRKQNFIYGITLAMCSFIGIESISQAAEETKRPYKWIPRATKLSILAVLIFAITLSSVAMGMVPWTRLAESQTDPMAVLAKSIPIIGGYIAPIVALTGFAICYVSTNTGVIGVSRVVFSMGKFNLMPRWFYKVHPTYRTPYRTILLFGLIGAALSFFGELHFIADLYNFGALLSYILVNLSLIILRNTDTEAYRAWKAPGNLKLKAKGKTFFIPVTGLIGLLSCTAIWLLVISYHPAGRILGTAWIAAGLIGYAAYRRRSQLSLIAKLGGSRVKPSAYVFNALILVRIPEDHEKVVEAIKSSLDKRFALTLMTVIDPEEHGFSLEEVMQYRYVKRAEEEAYMELEALACRLRDLGYECSVRVEVGPQVKVVELEASSDRNDLIVLIRRRTLKGHLVKVRERSIQSLISKYPGKLMVIRRE, encoded by the coding sequence GTGTCTGAGGAAGGTGAACAATCCCTTAAACGTGACGTGGGATGGTACGGTTCCTTCTCCATGGGTTACGCGGATGTGGGCGCCGACATATACGTTGCCTTAGGCTTGGTGGCCTTCTACGCGGCGGGAGCCTCCCCGTTGGCGTTCGCCGTAGCTTCCATCACCTATATTTGCACAGGGTTCGCGTATGGGGAGCTGGCGACGGCCTATCCTTACGCGGGTGGGGCTCAAGTCTACGCGATGAAGGCGATGAACGACTTAGTGGGATTTATCGCAGGCTGGGCTGTGATGCTGGACTACACTGTGGACATCGCGTTGTTCTCCCTAGCCACAGCCGGTTACCTTAGCTTCTTCATCCCCTGGGTGAAATCAGCCACCTTAACTCTAACCTTTTTAGGCTTGAACCTGAAGCTTACAGCCTTAGGGTTAGTTTCTTTCCTTTTAGTCATGGCCTTGATCGGTGTCAACTTGCTGGGCATTAAGAGGGCCAGCGCCCTCAACGAGCTGTTGGTCGCCCTCGACCTCGTGGTGGAGTCCATCATTCTGCTGTTCGGAGCCGCGTTAGCCTTCAACCTCGGGTTGTTCATCTCGCAGATCGGCGTCTTAGGCGCTGACCAGGTATTCCAGAACATCGCGTACGCGTTTCGAGGCTTGGACTACCGGAAACAAAACTTCATCTACGGCATAACCCTGGCGATGTGCTCCTTCATAGGGATCGAATCCATCTCCCAAGCCGCAGAGGAGACGAAGAGGCCTTACAAGTGGATCCCGAGGGCTACGAAGCTTTCGATCCTCGCCGTCCTCATATTCGCCATCACCCTCTCATCGGTCGCCATGGGCATGGTTCCATGGACCAGGCTCGCGGAGTCGCAGACAGACCCCATGGCGGTGCTTGCGAAATCCATACCCATCATAGGTGGGTACATCGCCCCCATCGTGGCGTTAACAGGGTTCGCCATATGCTACGTTTCCACCAACACAGGGGTGATCGGGGTCTCCAGGGTGGTCTTCTCCATGGGTAAATTCAACCTGATGCCCCGATGGTTTTACAAGGTTCACCCGACCTACAGAACCCCGTACCGAACGATCCTGCTCTTCGGGTTGATCGGCGCGGCCCTCTCGTTTTTCGGGGAACTACACTTCATCGCTGACCTATACAACTTCGGAGCCCTACTCTCCTACATATTGGTTAACCTTTCCCTAATCATCCTGAGGAACACAGACACCGAGGCTTACAGGGCTTGGAAGGCCCCTGGAAACCTGAAGCTTAAAGCTAAGGGGAAAACGTTTTTCATACCAGTGACGGGTTTAATCGGTCTACTCTCATGCACGGCGATATGGCTGCTCGTCATCAGCTACCATCCGGCTGGAAGAATCCTAGGCACCGCTTGGATAGCGGCTGGGTTAATAGGATACGCCGCCTATCGGAGGCGAAGCCAGCTGAGCTTGATCGCCAAGCTGGGAGGTTCCCGCGTCAAGCCATCAGCCTACGTGTTCAACGCCCTTATCCTCGTCAGGATCCCAGAGGACCATGAAAAGGTTGTTGAAGCGATTAAAAGCTCGCTGGATAAGAGGTTTGCGTTGACGTTGATGACGGTGATAGACCCTGAGGAGCATGGATTCTCATTGGAGGAGGTGATGCAGTACCGTTACGTGAAGAGGGCTGAGGAAGAAGCGTACATGGAGCTGGAAGCCTTGGCGTGTAGGCTGAGGGACCTGGGTTACGAGTGCTCCGTCAGGGTGGAGGTTGGCCCACAGGTGAAGGTGGTTGAGCTGGAAGCTTCATCAGACCGCAACGACCTCATCGTGTTGATTAGGCGGAGAACATTGAAGGGGCATTTGGTTAAGGTAAGGGAGAGGTCGATTCAATCCCTTATATCCAAGTATCCCGGTAAGTTAATGGTGATCAGGAGGGAGTGA
- a CDS encoding ECF transporter S component: MTHKLKTISHTSIAATAVFTALVTVATAMLSVYVPATRGYFNIGETMVYTTALLFGPYIGAFAGGVGSMLADLILGYPLYAPATLLIKASEGAVVGILGRMFMKPRPEGRWRAYTTLLGVAIAVLIAYIGVTKYTGAVEASFGLPAPGYTTLQLQIPSYFWTALAGLAGALVIAVGVLQEPKLGGLILSTLLGGAVMVTGYFIYEWILFGPAAFVEVPVNLGQAVIGLIVAIPLVKAVWARIPQLKR, from the coding sequence ATGACTCACAAGCTAAAAACCATATCACACACTTCGATAGCGGCAACGGCTGTGTTCACAGCGCTGGTCACGGTGGCCACCGCCATGCTTTCGGTTTACGTCCCAGCCACTCGAGGATACTTTAACATAGGTGAAACCATGGTTTACACCACCGCTCTACTATTTGGCCCATACATAGGAGCCTTCGCGGGGGGCGTAGGCTCGATGTTGGCGGATCTAATCCTCGGATACCCCTTATACGCCCCCGCCACCCTCCTCATAAAGGCGAGTGAAGGCGCCGTGGTTGGAATCCTCGGGAGAATGTTCATGAAGCCTAGGCCTGAAGGTCGGTGGAGGGCTTACACCACCCTCCTAGGCGTGGCGATCGCCGTCCTCATAGCCTACATCGGAGTGACGAAGTACACTGGAGCCGTCGAAGCCTCCTTTGGACTGCCCGCACCAGGATACACCACTCTTCAACTCCAAATCCCATCCTACTTCTGGACCGCGTTAGCCGGTCTCGCAGGCGCGTTAGTCATCGCGGTAGGAGTCCTCCAAGAACCCAAACTAGGAGGGCTCATCCTCTCCACCTTGCTGGGCGGCGCCGTCATGGTGACAGGGTACTTTATCTACGAGTGGATCCTGTTCGGGCCAGCGGCCTTCGTGGAAGTTCCCGTCAACCTAGGCCAAGCCGTAATAGGGCTGATCGTCGCCATACCCTTAGTCAAAGCCGTATGGGCGAGGATTCCTCAGCTCAAGCGTTAG
- the thrC gene encoding threonine synthase, producing the protein MPRPSLLCHECRKTYNLEGEDYACVSCGQPLLITYDPEDLKEAFDRRRPLEPEYGVWRFRRTLPFPTHVEPTSLGEGDTYLTRCERLERLLGLKALYIKNESTNPTGSFIDRGSTILVTHAKQKRRSTIVFASTGNLGSSLAAYAAKAGIKCRIYIPYRVDLGKLYQMIAYGAEVKPVKSINEALEKIPGGRSELDYMVTKNNPYPLEGYKTIFYEVVEQLKNSPPDRVIVPMGSGGLITALWKGMVEMEEAGHLSGKPMLTGVQENLCDPIVKAYQGLEPLRQPAEEAPLALDLYVSQPTYVRTALKAIKESKGTATSISDKDIVEAASLVARTEGIFAESAAASTIAGLRKLLEEGLIERSETVVCVVTGEGLKDPSMAMRIVKKERTLSKMILRMNSKVSRFGETKVAILSVLNRENLHGYGIWGELKKRFKIRITPSGVYQHLTELEMAGMLKKCRVERLEGKPERIYYTLTEKGKKALIELTRP; encoded by the coding sequence ATGCCCCGCCCATCCCTCCTATGCCACGAATGCCGTAAAACATACAACCTAGAAGGAGAAGACTACGCCTGCGTCAGCTGCGGTCAACCTTTACTCATCACCTACGACCCCGAAGATTTAAAGGAAGCGTTCGATCGAAGACGACCCCTAGAACCGGAATATGGTGTTTGGAGGTTTCGGCGAACACTACCCTTCCCAACACATGTCGAGCCAACCTCACTAGGTGAGGGAGACACGTACCTTACTCGATGTGAAAGACTGGAGCGGCTCTTGGGCTTAAAAGCCCTTTACATAAAAAACGAGTCAACAAACCCAACAGGCTCCTTCATCGACAGGGGCTCAACGATCCTTGTTACCCATGCGAAGCAGAAACGTCGTTCAACGATTGTGTTCGCTTCAACCGGCAACCTAGGATCCTCCCTGGCCGCTTACGCCGCCAAGGCGGGGATTAAATGCCGCATCTACATACCGTACAGAGTCGACCTGGGAAAACTGTATCAGATGATCGCGTATGGAGCTGAGGTGAAGCCAGTGAAAAGTATAAATGAAGCCTTAGAAAAAATACCGGGAGGACGATCAGAACTCGATTACATGGTCACGAAAAACAATCCCTACCCCTTAGAAGGATATAAAACCATCTTCTACGAAGTCGTGGAACAGCTGAAGAATAGTCCTCCAGACAGGGTAATCGTGCCCATGGGATCCGGGGGGCTCATCACGGCCCTGTGGAAAGGGATGGTTGAAATGGAGGAGGCAGGCCACCTGAGTGGGAAACCCATGTTGACCGGAGTACAAGAAAACTTATGCGACCCCATCGTTAAAGCGTATCAAGGCTTAGAGCCTTTAAGGCAACCTGCTGAGGAAGCACCCCTAGCCCTCGACCTATACGTTTCCCAGCCCACCTATGTTAGGACGGCTTTAAAAGCGATCAAGGAGTCAAAGGGAACGGCCACCTCGATCTCGGACAAGGACATCGTAGAGGCGGCCAGCCTAGTGGCTAGAACCGAGGGGATCTTCGCGGAGTCAGCCGCCGCATCCACCATAGCTGGGTTGCGAAAGCTGTTGGAGGAAGGGTTGATCGAGAGATCTGAAACCGTGGTTTGCGTGGTCACCGGTGAGGGGTTAAAGGACCCTTCGATGGCGATGAGGATTGTTAAGAAGGAAAGGACCTTGAGCAAAATGATCTTGAGGATGAACAGTAAGGTGTCGAGGTTCGGCGAAACAAAGGTCGCCATCCTAAGCGTTCTCAACCGTGAAAACCTTCATGGTTACGGTATCTGGGGGGAGTTGAAGAAACGGTTTAAAATCAGGATCACGCCGTCCGGGGTTTACCAACATTTAACCGAACTGGAGATGGCCGGTATGCTGAAAAAATGTAGAGTTGAAAGGTTAGAGGGGAAGCCTGAAAGAATCTATTACACTTTAACGGAGAAGGGGAAGAAGGCCCTCATAGAGTTAACACGGCCGTGA
- a CDS encoding metallophosphoesterase has product MRIFFATDIHGSEICFKKFLNAPKYYKVDVLILGGDITGKFVVPIVRRGDAFRCRFMGDEWVLRSEEELKSLEQQIRDTGGYFFHVDEEGKRKLDANPEKLREMLDQLILQRVKEWVKMAEERLKGLNVKFFVTGGNDDSYSVDKVLRSSQAIIDPDGEAVSLNGDVEMISLSQVNMTPWKCPRDVPDEDLGERINELASTVRDVRKTIFNLHAPPYGSGLDVAPKLDTSVTPPKVVTTQAGEVVLENVGSRSVRNAIERYQPMLGLHGHVHESRGVAKIGKTICLNPGSEYSEGLLRGVIVTLDKGKVKSYQFTSG; this is encoded by the coding sequence ATGCGCATATTCTTCGCTACCGATATACATGGATCGGAAATCTGCTTTAAGAAATTCCTGAACGCCCCTAAATACTATAAAGTGGACGTGCTGATTCTGGGAGGAGACATCACAGGTAAGTTCGTAGTGCCGATTGTTCGGCGTGGCGATGCGTTTAGATGCCGATTCATGGGTGATGAATGGGTTTTGAGAAGCGAAGAGGAGTTAAAGTCTTTGGAGCAGCAAATCAGGGATACGGGTGGATATTTTTTCCATGTGGATGAAGAAGGGAAAAGGAAGTTGGATGCCAACCCTGAAAAGTTGAGAGAAATGCTCGACCAGCTGATTTTGCAGAGGGTTAAGGAGTGGGTTAAGATGGCTGAAGAGAGGTTGAAAGGGTTAAACGTCAAGTTTTTCGTCACCGGGGGAAACGACGATAGCTACTCGGTGGATAAGGTTTTACGCTCCTCTCAGGCTATCATCGATCCCGACGGCGAGGCTGTGAGCTTAAACGGCGATGTGGAAATGATCAGCCTCAGTCAAGTGAACATGACGCCTTGGAAATGTCCTCGAGATGTGCCGGACGAGGATCTGGGCGAGAGAATTAACGAGCTAGCCTCAACGGTTAGAGACGTCCGCAAAACCATATTTAACCTCCATGCGCCGCCTTACGGCTCAGGATTGGACGTGGCTCCGAAGCTCGACACCTCAGTAACCCCTCCAAAAGTCGTGACGACTCAAGCGGGTGAAGTCGTGTTGGAGAATGTGGGAAGCAGATCCGTGAGGAATGCCATAGAGAGATATCAGCCAATGCTGGGACTTCACGGCCATGTTCACGAATCCAGAGGGGTTGCGAAAATCGGAAAAACCATATGCCTCAACCCCGGCTCAGAGTATTCCGAAGGATTACTTAGAGGAGTTATCGTCACCCTCGATAAGGGTAAGGTTAAATCCTACCAGTTTACCTCCGGTTAA